The sequence AAACTTGTTACACTCTTTACAATCATACTTCAAATCTTTTCCATGAACAATTTGTATGTGGTTCATCCTTTCTTCTTCTTTTGAAAATTTCTTATCACAAATTTCACATTTGATTTTTTTAAAGAATCCCACTTTTATCCAAACTCTGCTTTCTTTTCATCCCAGCAATTTCTGCAAAGCTGGCCTTCTATCTTCCAATTCCCCTTTGGATTATACCTGATAAGTCCCATTTTCCCTCCACATAGAGAACAAAAATTCTTCTTCTTCCCGTGGTCTTCTTCTTTTTGATCAAAACATTTTTTGCATAACAGTCCTTCCATGTCCCATTGCCATCTAGGTTCCCACAAGTCAGTAATTTTCTGTGTCATTCCACATACAACACATGGTTGTCTTACTTTCCCTTCATAGTATTCTTTTGATTTATCAAAATGACAATCTCCACATAGTGGGCCTTTTACATTCCATTCTCGTTTTGGTTTATGTTTGTGAGTAAGTTCTTTATTACAGACACTACAAAATGATGGTTTTTTACTAAATAGTCCCATTGATCCTCATGATATGATATATTCTATAAATGTAAACAAAATAAAAATAACAAAAAATGTTATTCGCTTAAGATTTTTTCAAGAGCCTGACTTGTATTTAGCATGCCGTTTCTCTTGGCAAATTCTTCGATCATTTTATACTGTTTTTCAGTAAAACATACTGGCATTGAACGATTTTCCATAAGTATAGTTGATATTTTTACCTAATATCTTTTTCTCTTGGAAAGATATTTCAAACCAATTTTACAATATTATGTGTGGTAAGAAAACGACAAATTTTGGTAATTGGAAATAATACAAATGGCTGCACTCCAAAACATGAAAAAATTGCTTATGATATTGGTTCTGAAATTGCAAAATCTGATTCTGT comes from Nitrosopumilus oxyclinae and encodes:
- a CDS encoding C2H2-type zinc finger protein, producing MGFFKKIKCEICDKKFSKEEERMNHIQIVHGKDLKYDCKECNKFFSNMEDMRTHLQREHSYKKDR